The proteins below come from a single Zonotrichia leucophrys gambelii isolate GWCS_2022_RI chromosome 3, RI_Zleu_2.0, whole genome shotgun sequence genomic window:
- the LOC135445169 gene encoding serine protease 55-like, with product MLLLTLSCLASLTSSVQAGCGLRPSYESFPSTGKRIGTGTNVIPGEFPWHVSIQSHGKHICGGTIISALWILTAAHCFANELPPDLMVAVGGVNLSLPLEECNPDSLILHEGFNRTSLQNDIALILLSNPIEFSTEKIPVCLPFVYDMDKWQHCWASGWENTSAVSTSPVLQKTKVKLISREECLKHIPHLVGGVMCAETEQGEGGRGGGGRGCQVDSGGPVVCSYWDTMKWFQVGIISGGNPNHRILTPVYSYQKWIEKETAIRGKPFFTEGVDSGTHIRVVRSRAGTQVVFLGYFLLLLIFLIAIKLP from the exons atgctgctcctcaccctctCCTGTTTAGCTTCCCTGACCAGCAGTGTCCAGGCAG GCTGTGGCCTCCGACCATCCTACGAGTCCTTCCCGAGCACTGGCAAGAGGATTGGGACAGGGACAAACGTCATCCCCGGGGAATTCCCGTGGCACGTGAGCATCCAGAGCCACGGGAAGCACATCTGTGGAGGCACCATCATCAGTGCCCTGTGGATTCTAACTGCAGCACACTGCTTTGCAAATGAGCT gccACCAGACCTGATGGTGGCAGTGGGGGGAGTGAACCTCAGCCTCCCTCTGGAAGAGTGCAACCCAGACAGCCTCATCCTGCACGAGGGGTTCAACAGGACCAGCCTGCAGAACGACATTGCCCTGATCCTGCTCAGCAACCCCATCGAGTTCAGCACTGAGAAGATTCCCGTCTGCCTGCCCTTCGTGTATGACATGGACAagtggcagcactgctgggcttctggctgggagaacACCAGTGCAG TCTCAA CgtcccctgtgctgcagaaaacaaaggTGAAGCTGATCAGCAGGGAGGAATGCCTGAAGCACATCCCACACCTCGTGGGGGGCGTGATGTGTGCTGAGACAgagcaaggagaaggaggaagaggaggaggaggaagaggctgcCAG GTGGACAGCGGGGGACCTGTGGTCTGCAGCTACTGGGACACCATGAAGTGGTTCCAGGTTGGCATCATCAGTGGAGGAAACCCAAACCACAGGATTTTGACACCTGTTTACAGCTACCAGAAGTGGATTGAGAAGGAAACAGCCATAAGGGGAAAACCATTCTTCACTGAGGGTGTGGACAGTGGAACACATATCAGGGTTGTTCGTTCCAGGGCTGGAACACAGGTGGTATTTCTGGggtattttctccttttattaaTCTTTTTAATAGCAATTAAATTACCCTGA